In Microbacterium galbinum, a single window of DNA contains:
- a CDS encoding DUF1972 domain-containing protein yields the protein MQTASAPSSTSLRIALIGTRGIPAAYGGFETAVEEVGRRLVERGHRVLVYGRDAGTAGDVHLGMRRVTLPAVRQKALETLSHTALSTVHAVTRARPDAAFVFNAANSPFLPLLRARRIPVALHMDGLEWRRSKWGPRGKAYYRAAESFGVRQADAIIADAPGIADYYDHQFGVASELIRYGAPLLDDAPSDGIRELGLEPGGYHLVVARFEPENHVREIVEGYAMSQATKPLVVVGSAPYAAEYTAAIDRIAAADPRIRLLGAVYDQDLLDALYHHASTYLHGHSVGGTNPSLLRAMGAGTAVIAFDVVFNREVLDEQGWYFRTPADVAAAVDAAESDAGAVAAASAAVRRRAADAFSWNDVAATYEDLARRLAAGDSIHPLARRAHRAETEWPG from the coding sequence ATGCAGACCGCCTCCGCTCCGTCGTCGACGTCCCTGCGCATCGCCCTCATCGGCACGCGCGGCATCCCCGCCGCCTACGGCGGATTCGAGACCGCCGTCGAAGAGGTCGGACGGCGCCTCGTCGAACGCGGGCATCGGGTGCTGGTCTACGGGCGCGACGCCGGCACAGCGGGCGACGTGCACCTCGGCATGCGCCGCGTGACCCTGCCGGCGGTGCGTCAGAAGGCGCTCGAGACCCTCAGCCACACGGCCCTGTCGACGGTGCACGCCGTCACCAGGGCCCGACCGGATGCCGCGTTCGTGTTCAACGCCGCGAACTCGCCCTTCCTCCCGCTGCTGCGCGCCCGTCGCATCCCGGTCGCCCTCCACATGGACGGGCTGGAGTGGCGACGCTCGAAGTGGGGCCCGCGCGGCAAGGCGTACTACCGCGCCGCCGAGTCGTTCGGGGTGCGTCAGGCCGACGCGATCATCGCCGACGCCCCCGGCATCGCCGACTACTACGACCACCAGTTCGGTGTCGCGAGCGAGCTGATCCGCTACGGCGCCCCCCTGCTCGACGACGCTCCGTCCGACGGCATCCGCGAACTCGGTCTCGAGCCCGGGGGCTACCACCTGGTCGTCGCCCGCTTCGAACCCGAGAACCACGTCCGCGAGATCGTCGAGGGCTATGCGATGTCGCAGGCCACGAAACCGCTCGTCGTGGTCGGCTCCGCGCCCTACGCCGCGGAGTACACGGCCGCGATCGACCGGATCGCCGCCGCCGATCCACGCATCCGACTGCTCGGCGCCGTCTACGACCAAGACCTCCTCGACGCGCTCTACCACCACGCCTCGACGTACCTGCACGGCCATTCGGTCGGCGGCACGAACCCCTCCCTGCTGCGCGCGATGGGCGCCGGCACGGCCGTGATCGCGTTCGACGTGGTCTTCAACCGCGAGGTGCTCGACGAGCAGGGCTGGTACTTCCGCACGCCGGCGGATGTCGCGGCTGCGGTCGACGCGGCGGAATCGGATGCCGGAGCCGTCGCCGCGGCATCCGCTGCCGTCCGGCGTCGCGCGGCCGATGCGTTCTCGTGGAACGACGTCGCCGCAACCTATGAAGACCTCGCCCGGCGCCTGGCGGCCGGCGACAGCATCCATCCCCTCGCGCGCCGCGCGCACCGCGCGGAGACGGAGTGGCCCGGCTAG